The genomic interval TGGTGGCTCCTGAAATTAAAGATCGCCTATTGCTTTCGGCTGAGGTATGGGATGTCATCAtggatttgaagaatcCTGAGATTTTACCAcctgtttctttgttcaAGGGTAATGGCGTATGAAGTGACGCTGTGGTCGAGGCAGGAGAAAGCGCGGTGACGCTAGCAGGACCAGTCACTTGTGGCGTCAGTACTTGGGAGACTGGTCGAGAATCTGCACAGAGGAATTCTGGATGTGATTGGGCCTGCTGCTGAGTGGACTGAACTAAGAAGGCCTCGTATCGAGCATAAGCATCTTGTATACCTAATTTTTCTGTTTGTTCTCCTTCATTTGGTGTTTTCGGTAACTCTCTTGTTTTACCTTCTGGAATAGCGGGAGCATGACGTCTTTGTTTTCGTTTTGCAACATCTGGTGAAGGCCGGCGTCTTGAGACAGTCCTACCTACTCTCTCGGGTACTCCAGGTGGCTCAAGCTTGAGCCGAAGACCAGTAGCAGCAAGAATAGATTGACGTTGCGCTTCTCGACGTTTGCGTTCGGCTTCCTTCCCGGGCTCTTCTCGCTTAGGAGGTTTGGGAGCCGCTCGCCGCTTTTTCTTAGGTTTCGACAATTCTTGAATTTCGTAttgaatttctttttgGTCTGAAAGTCCTTCATCATTACTCCCACTCTCGCTTATTGAATCAGACTCCTCATTGCTCCACCAGCTCAACACTGAGTCGTCAGAAGATGATTCGCCCTCTTCCACGTCTGTAATAAAACTTGGTGACCTTGGAATTGTGGTACTCGCTATAGAGAGGGTTGATGCAGCACGAGGTCTGTTACGAAGTGGCGTTGGAACGCTGCCTATACTTACTTGTGGCTCATCCAGCTTTGAAGTAAGTCGAGATTTAAACTCCCTCGACGAATCCGTGACAGGTAGGGTTTTTGTAGTAATTGACCCAGCTGGTAGCAAATTCTCGTCTTGCAGTTGCTCGATACTATCCTTTACCTCTAAAGCACTGTTTTCAATGGTAAACTTAGCTGTACAAATTAGAATTTACAAGAaatttgttttttttttaaaattGGGAGCATTAATTGTGTTTCGTGGCAGAAGTCAATCATTTTCATTTGTTTTTGACGAATTAATTGTGTGGAAAATATCAAAATATGAAAAACACAGCTTCAGCCTGTTGTCAAACGACCGTAAACGAACAGTCTTGTAAAGAAATGGGATGTAACTAACCTTGAATTTCTAAGTAGGCAGCTGGGACTAGGAAGATCACTCCAGAGCGCTCAGCTTTCCACCAATCATGGTCAGATGAGTCAACGACAGAGAGTACATCCCCTTCAGCAAATGGAAGTTGATCAGCCTCGCCCCCTGCATACTCATATAAGGCCTTGGCCGGAGTGACTAATATAACGGATCAACACTAAGTACATTAGTTGTAGGATATGCTTAcctttgatttcttccaCATAATTCTTTGGGAACCAGCCTTTGCTGCCATCTTTAATCACAGTACCATACCACCATGGGCTGTTTTGGTCCTTGGCTGGATGAGCTTCAATCACCACATCCTCCTTGAAGCTCAGGTCTACATTCCGAGTACCATCAAACTGGTAAAGAGAACGAACTCGAAGCACTTTCTCCTGTCAGTCATAGGCAGTTGcaaaattgaaaacaacATACCAGTATCCATATCAAAGTCGTCCAGCTCACCTTCCTTGTCTGCCTCAGAGTCGACTCTGTCAATTTTTTCGTATTCACCCGTTCCTTTGTCGCCTTCATCAGGCTCTTGTTCCTCTTGGGTTGGCTCTAGCGCAGAAGTTTCGCTCATGCCCACAGTGGGATGAGAAGCATCAACAGCAAGCCCAGCATACCAATCTACACTTTGTCGATTAGGATTCCCGACATAGGATTCTTCTGAAGGCGGGACAGGTGAATGACCTCTTTCTTCCGTTGATAATTCGACAGAAGCTGAGGGAGACGTGTGCTCTCGAGGAACATTGTTGTTATGGGAAGGAGGCATTGTATCTCCAATGACTCGTCCTATTCCGGGTGGACCAGACTTGTCAACTGTTTGagttttcttcaatcttgcgCCACCCTGGATTGCAGATAACAATGCACCACGACCTTGATCAGGGTTGCCACCGCCAAGATTCACAAGAGCTTTGGGAGATACTTTGGGCCCTACCGATCCTGGGCGAGAATCAGCGGAAGATCCACCTCCGCCTATAATATTTCCAAACAGAGCCTGCGCAAGACCCTGACGGCCAGCGCGAGAGGTGGTATACTCGTCATCGGAAGAATCAGAGTCGTTCACATATTTTTCAGTGATATCTTCCCACTCAGGTTCGCTAGGAGGAGATCTGATGGTAGGTGTTGATCGAGGCTGGGACGTTGTGGGTGGCGGAGCAGGCGGCGCTGGAGGAGCAGGCGGAGGTGCATTCGCTGCTGTAGAGGTTTCAGAGGAACCGTCAACCACAGCTAGAGGCGCCGATGATGCTGGGGCTACAGGAGGTTTGAAGAACGGATTATGTCCGCCGCCAGCGGTCACGGCTGGTGTACCCCCGGGCTTTCGGAAAGGATTGTACGATCCTTGTTCCTTCTGCTCCAAAACAGGCGCTGGAGCAGCTGGGGGTACTGAAGGGAGAGAAGTAGGTTTTGGCTCAACTGGCTCAACTGAGGGGGTTACTACGAGGTTTGAACCCATGTTTCTATTGTTCCTAGCAGCAAgaagctcttcttcctttttcttctcttcttcttcttctttttgaagtTGTTCcagcctttttctcctctcttctcgGGTCTTTAAAACGGCCTCTTCATTTCGACGAAGCTCTGCCTCTTCTGGATCTTCTTCTGGGTTTGACACTATTGGAGTGCGGGAAGCAACTCTTACAGGAATAGGTGCTGTAGGCAATGGATGTACAGAATGAGGCCGAGACGGAGGCGGAGCAGGGGCCTGCTTAGCCCGAGAATAAGGAGCTGGTGGAGGGGCCTGCTTCTTTAATGCGCTCTTCAATGGAGGTGTAGATGCTGCAAGAGTGACAGGTTTGGCAGGCTCTTCTACCTGGTTACCAGCCTCGGCAAGACGCTTTTTCCTAGCTTCACCACGAGCtatttgctcttcttcaactcgTTGAGACCTTTCCTCAGCTTCCtgtttttccttttcaagCCGTTCTTGGACGCTAGTGTCTACCTCTGGTTCAGAAGGGGCAGATCCAACACCAAGAGCGCGCAAGCGCTCGTTAATCCTTTTCTGTGCTTGTTCTTGAATATAAGCCCTTCGCTCTTCCGGTGTCATATTTTTGGTGCTAGGCACAGCCGCTGCCGAAGCCggtggaggaggaggaggaggggCAGAGGTGGCcgttgatgttgatgactgaggaggaggagcaggaggCGGAGATCGGACAGCTAGAGGAGAGTCGTATCGGCTAAGATCACCTCGCCCTTCACGGTCGTTGTAGCGATCATACCGATCTCGTAATCGGTCTTTGTCTCGAAGATCATCTCGGTGATCACGGTCATAGCTATATCTGTCTCGGTCATATCTGTCTCTGTTCCGGTCTCGGTCAAAAGTCCCCCTGTAGCTATCATACTCATCTCTGCTGTCTCGATCATCGTATCTTCCAGCTATCctgtttctttcatctctccttcttACGCCTGCTCGTTCTTCCATCGACCTTTCATCCTTACGCCTTTCTTGTCTCCTCTCCAATGCTGGCAGCTTCTCATGCATGAGGAAAAGCAACTCTCTTTCTAGCTTGCGTCTTTCTTCGTCCTTTTCGGCGGTGCGACGGCCCTTGGATGTGTACTCAATATCTTCCTGGATACGCTTAACTCGATATTGGAGAGTCtcaatttcctcttctaactcctcatcttctgcagACTTTTCTGCATTTTTCTCCAACATTGAGGAGGTGTTTTCAAGCTTCCTTCTTATGTCTTTAAGACCTTCGTCGGGATCCTCACCGGCGTATCGTACAGATTTTCGATCAAGGTGCCTAGAGCTGGGTTTGTAGGTCGAGGGGATTTCGTCAGAATGCTTGTAAAGCAAAGCGTCCTTAGAAGCCGTAGGAGGAACAGTATAACTACCaggagatgatgttgacgAACGAGTGGTATTTTCATGTTTGAGAAGATCCTTCATAAAATTGACAGTGGAATCTATGTCACGCATAGATGCGGGTACAAGTTCCTCTGGCAGTTTTTCAGGGATACGATTACCGTTAAGGGCTGGTCACGTTAGCTCCATCAAAGCATGTTGCAGTTTATTTACCTCTGTAGATGAGACCCATGGCTACATGAAACTCAGGCAAATTGAGTTTTCCTCTATTGTCAACATCTGACAAATTCCTTGAGGCAAGTAAGCATCCAGCGAGCGTTGAAGTTAGACACAGTAAGCTACACCTACcaaatcttcatcaaatcaTCCTGACTGAGCCCACTTTGACCGAATACTTCTCGGGCCATCTCACCAGAGATAAACCCTTCACCTTTCTGGTCCCATGCTCTGAAGATTTGATCgtaatctttcttttcctggCGCGACAAAGTCCAAGGGATTTTGGGCGTATCAACTGATGGGTTCTGTaggagagattgaaaagtcTGCTGAAGAGGTTGCTGGGCTTGTGCAAATTGCGGTGCTCCTGAAGGAGCAAATGGCTTATACACGCGTCAGTGTCATAACTTTGGATCTATTGCGACCACGTAGAGCTCACTTGGGACATGTTAGAAGGCATGAAGCTCTGCATCATTGTCTGCAATCTCGGATCATGAGGTAAACCAGTCTGCTGAGGCTGTAGTCTACCCATTCCAGTGGGCTGGGACATCAACCCACCCTGCCAACCAGTCTGTTGCGGAGTCAAACCCATGCCAGTGGACTGAGACATTATGCTTCCCTGGTAACCAGTCTGTTGAGGCATTACCCTTGCAGGTCCACCGGCCGGGTTGAAACCAGTTTGTTGAGGCATCaaaccaccaccaccagaACCAGGAAAACCAGTCATCTGTGGAGTGAGGTTGTGACCAAGAGCGTTTGGAGGCGGCTGGTTCAGAAAGGCATAATTACCACCTATTTGGGCCCCTTGGATCCCAGTAGCTTGAGAACGTTGTTGCTGTGGCTGGGGATTGTACCCCGTTTGCATTGGCTGCAGCCCTCCCATGCCTGGAAAGCCCGTTGGCTgagagttgagaaaagacGGCTGCTGCTGGCCATAGGGGAACTGTCCCCATTGGTTTTGCTGCATTTTGTCGGCGAAAGACGAAATAaatgttgttgagaaaCCAGAAAATACTAaagaaacgaaaagaaaCTCGGTAGCTTAGACCGCCACATTCACGTTGTCATTGGCCAATATTCTGGGCCAAGTCCAGAATTCAGCCCAAAAAGTGACCAAAATTAGGCATATTTACCCATGGATATTGTGCAGACGTCAATGTTTTTGGGAATATAAAGAGTTAATATGATATATGAATTTGATCCCGGTTTAGATTCCGTTAATGAGCCTGATAAAGGAACAGTGAACCTGATTACGTCAAGATTTGACGCGCcaaactcttttctatccattatgatcttttcttgattgattttcatttctcttctgtCGTGtattatttcttcttcttcttctgtttGTCCTTGTTCTCTCTTGGAGACAAATGCAAGCAGATCGTGAATCGTCTCCCGCGGTGGATcttgctgttgaagaaggagtCTCTTTCAGACCAGGGCAGAATGGGACAATAGAGGAGActgaggatgaggaagaaactACTGAAGCTGCAGGGGAAGGTAAGCTAAACGTCCTTCAGCATCAAGATCAAGTCAAATGATCAGACGAGATTAAGCTTACTGCATACAAGCAGCCTCTAACTCTACCAACACAAAGCAGCCCAAACCCAAGCGTATAATAAAGCAGCGCCAATCTCTTGCTGAAAAGCAACCTGGGACGACTATGTTTCCTACCAGCCGAATAAAAAAGATTGTCAAGGCCGATCGCGACATTGACATCATGAGTAGTGAAGCCACTTTTATGGTTGCCATTGCTGCAGTGAGTTTCGGCACTATGTTTGTACGTGTCATTGCTGATGACTTGATAGGAGTACTTTATCAAGCACTTTATGGAGGAAGGTTACACGAAGGCACGAttagagaagaggaaaataGTCAACTACAAAGACATGGGTTTGTTGTTTGTGCCTATAAAATCAGTCAGATATTAAAAAGTCTCTAGCCAACGTGGTTGCAAGATCAGAAGAATTTGACTTCTTAAAAGGCAGGTTTAGTTCCTTAGACTCGctcctctcctctttcaCAACCCTctagaaagatgaaaaacCATTATTCCAGTTGTTCCGACTGAGCCGGCAATTTATTGTCATGTCGGCAAAGATATATAATCTTCTCTCTGATCTCCTCGCTTGTCCCGTTGCCTTATCTGTTGTTTTGCTGAATATGCTGATGAATCAAGGCCAGATGTCATCCCTATACCAATGCCGCTCTCTGAGGCATTAGAATGCCGCAAAAGAAAGGTTGCTACTGAGGAGTCCTTCGATGATCCAACAGGCGTCatcaatgaagaagatcTTCCGCCTTTGGCACCTTCCAATAATCCTCTCTTCCCCAACGCTATTATCAAAAAACCAACAAATTCCCATTCCAAGGGCCCAGCAGTCCCCAAACTCAAGGATACTCCTGAAGCGAATGCAAATGTTCAAGGTACAAGGAAATCTGCGCGACGGAGCACGCTTGGAGGCGATGTTGAAATGGCTGATGTTGATGACGTGCAAGAAGAACAGAGGGAAAGACGAAGCAGCGAAGCAGTTGCAGACGAAGAAGCCAAGGTCGGAGAGTAAAATATATCATTTAGTTGTATCTGCATTATCACTCCATGTACAAGTCGTCATTGGTAGTCTGTACGTTGGCTCATCACTTCTAATGCgatttttcttgtcttcaatgtcaacaaaTCCAGGCAGAGTACAATTATCCTTTGCTGGAGACTAAAAGCAAGATGTTTGCGATGGGTTGAACCGGCTTGAGCTACAAGCAGATTGTAAAGCTGCTATGGTATGGTGAATACTAGTAACTTATGTTTGACTGCCTCAATAAAAATCATTTTCTAATCATCACTAATAAAATGGGTAACATATAATTCGTCTCACAAAAAAATAGTCCCGCGGTGTGTGTCCTATTATcaatttcaaaaacatctttcaGCAACAttaattctcttttttctgatatatatatccatTTAATAATCTAACAATAAAAATATTCATAATTGAGGAGAATGTTTGTCCAATTCTCTACCCTTGCTCTCGCTTTCGCTGCTACTGCTCAAGGTTTGTAATGCTTTGGATTGGCCAAACCTTTTGGAGTGAAGTGCTGACGTTTGCTCTACCACTGAAGCTGCTATAAGCATCATCTATCCTAATCACTCCTCAATTTGGTACAAAAACAACACCGTCTCGTTAAACTGGACCTTGTCCGACCCTGCGACGGATACTTACTTTTTCAGAGCGCATCTTTCCAACAAGGACCAGAGTATTCTCCAAGGTAACCATTCTATTGCAGACCAAACAAACGCTACAAGTGAATTTGTACGGTTCTTGTTGCCCCAGATCTCGTCTGCGTGAGTCATTTTAGCTACAGTACAGTGGGCAGAGAATTGATGGCAAGATAGGCAAGGATATATCGTGACCTTGGTTAATACTACAAACGAGGCCCAAGTCCTTGCTACTTcagaagagtttgagatTGCCGATGGTAATGGTATGTCTCTCTAGAGGTTTGAAGTGGGCTAGTAGCTGAGACACGACACAGTCACATCCACTACTACCTCTACTTCTAATACGGCTACCTCCTCTGCGTACATACCCAATGGCAAAACGATTACCAGTTCCTCGTGAGTCTGCCTGAATGGAGCAATCATCAATTTTACTGACTTTATGTTTTTCTAGTTCTTCCAACCCATTCGCAACTGCCTCGCAGGGTTCCAAGTCTTCCTCTAGTCCCAAGCTTGACAGTGGTATCGTTGGAACCATGACCCAAGCCGGGATGATTATGGTCCTTGCTGGTATTGGAATGGGCGTTGCGCTTTAGGAATGATGTCAAGGCCTAACAAGAGCTTGCTCTGGTTGCAATGGGTACTGAGTGATACCTTTTTGTTCATTGGACATTGGATAAtttttttctccatttttctATTCATTCCGTTTACGTAGCAGGAGGAAACAGTCTGCTGTATGAGCTTGAGAAAGTCTTTTTAATAAGTTTTCCCATCTGAGAGGTCTTACCACTTCTTGTATTATGCTTATAGTATACCATGAAACCTTCTAAAGTTATGTTTGCAAGTTTATCTGGATCAGCAGGATCATACAACAATATTAGTTGAAGACAGCATACTACGAGTCGTTATCAAGAGTCTTTGTTTCGTCTATTGATTCTCTCTACAATATGGACATTCGTTACATGTGTCGCAGAGTATCCAGAGGTCTCTTCAATGGTAATGCAATGGCTTCAGCTCGGAATTTTTGTGATAGTCTTGTATGCTCAAAAGCATAATATGTTTCAGGCTTTCTCCCTCGTCCAATCTACCATCAAGTACAGCTACTCAATCCATTCAGTTCAAAGACTCATCTAATAACAATTCCTTTCTCTATGGTCTTTCCAAGTCGAGGGTTATTAGAAAACCTACTATATACAGCTTAACACTATGTTTTTATCACAATCATTTAAGCCTATTCACCTGAATAATGAATCCAGCATTTGTGCTTTTATAAAAACACTTTCTTTACtgaataaagaaaaaggaatCTCAAGATAACTTTAGATAACAGAAGTGATAAAAAACTAGGTTCATCGGCTAAATCTAATATCATGGATTTACGATCCTATAGCAGATTACCGATATCTTTatatctatatatataggCGAACATTTCCACGAATCTTTCAATTTGCCATTTTGCTCATCCATAACGGCCAGTACTAACCTTGCTTCTCCTAGAGTGAAAGAGACATCCAACCCTACATGAGTTCTTTCTGAATGGCAGCGTACCACAAGGATGATCCCCTCGTCAAAATGGGTCGACATGAGCCTTTGCCGGAGAAGGTGGATGTTGTGTCATTGGCTCTGGTCTTGCTGGTGCATTTGCTCTATTGCcgttgagattgaaagaaacaatCGTCGACAGGGGCGACAACGGTTTACTCACTCCTTTGCCCAGATTCTCCTAAAGAGAAACGACCCAGCTTGATCGCATTGGAAGCTTGAGAGACTTTGCTCTGGAGCAAGCGGCAAGAATGCAGGATATTGTCGGCCTGACGCTTTTCGCGAGTATACAGCATTTGAAAAACTGCACAGCAAAGACAATGCTGGAGAATACTGACCAGTGAAAAGTATCAAGCTTTTCAAGTGCGTATtttctcttgacatttctCAAATCCAACACTATGCCGGAgaagaagctcaaaagatgACCAGGTCTCCTCGAGAGATTGCAGCTTATCGATGGCCTGCGGCTTCTCTCAGCTCGTCAAAGCTTTGTTTTGCCATTCACACACTGAATCTAGAGATGGGAGTAAAGATCTTCCACGCGGACCTCAGTCAGTGGCATATCATAGGCTGAAGAACCTGGCCAGCATCAATGACAAGTCAATACTACCCGAGGCAATGTGCTTCCAAAGCAAGCTATCTATGCCACCTATAGCTACACTTTGTTGATCCTCGATGAGATGCAAGGTTTGATTACACCTTTCAAAAGTAAATTCTCAATGACAGTTCAAGTTATCCCAGGAAAAGGTTTACTGACATTGAAGACGATAGCACAAGCTATCAAACTTGATCCTCCTCTTACCGGAATGGACAAATTTCCCAAGATACATGATATAATGTCCCTTCAATATCTTGATCGCTTCTGTTCCTTGAaagctttttttttgttcaCTTTTGTAGCAGCAGTTTTTAGCTTGCAGGTGATACAGCGTCCTGACAACTCCACCACGCTCACCACTCCACAAAGATGGCCAGGCCAACTTGCTTCGATATTTACTTCTTTTCAAGGGCGTTACGACGATAGGTAACCTCGAACCTGTCGTACCACCGCTGCCCTTCAAGAACTTATAAAATAAAGGCGCTTCCTGAAGAAGGCTACATTGCCGAAAGACTGGATTCtaaaagtgatgacgaAAAGAGGACGATTGTATTAAGGAAGGCGCTGGTGGTACTGGATACTCTTCAAACGGTATTTCAGGTGCCATGCCTGACATCGTACTTTTCCTTGGGCAATTCATTATTGTTGACTTCAACGGACACGGGGTTACCGGGACATTTCACCTTGCTCCTTGCCTTGCCAAATTGATATGAAGGCAAAGAGTGAAATAAAACTGTGCCCAGGCGCTTTGAAATTACTGAGAGAAGTAATGAATTGAACAGTAGTTTGGAGAAGGATCCTGCAAAAGATATCAGTATAAACCGTTAGTTAAAGAAAGGGCAGAAAGCCGAAATTCATTGTCGCTCTGAACTTTCATAGATCTATAACTGAATCATAAGCTCAAATCTATAATTAATTTTATTATGTCAGTTCCAAGTTGATGTCCACGTTAGCATTAATTATTCAATgaatttgttgatttcGCATTTACTTGAGCATACCACATTCTTCGTCTTTATATGTGAAGCGGTAATATTGGTTTTGAACCATACGAAGAATATCCCGGATCGACCACTGAGTGCAGCTGGTGCAAGGATGGGCATAACGATAAGTCTTGATGGAGAAACCTTGCTCTGCTCTTCGTGTTGATAAAGCTTCCGGAGAGAAATGTCGAAAAGGATGTACGGATGGTTTAACCTATGGAGGGTGAAGATTGAGAAACTCAACGCTTCGTAATACAGAAAATGCAACTTCCACGACATGGTTTCTGATATCATATCCATCTCCAAAAGTACAAGTGGCAACCATATACCCTTCCTTCGGTAGATTAGGCGGCATGTTTGGCCTTTCGGAGCTGGAGCTTGTGGTGGTAAAACTGCAATGGCTATTAGCATTGCCCGAGATATTATATGATGCACAACTAACTTCCAACTCCTTGCCTTCCAAAATGTAACCATCAGCTCGTCCACTCTGTCCAGGTCTGGAAGAGATAACAGCGAGGATTCGGCCAGCCTTGAACTGctgctcaagaagaggatcGAGCTTGGCAGTTTTCTTGCGCTCTTCAAGGATACGTTTCACGTGGTTAGACTGCTTCTTGTCGGCATCGGTATCGGTGGACTTGGCACCTCGGAAAGCAGGTTGAGCGTACTGATACAAAGTCAGatacaagagacaaaaaaTCACAAAATCACCTACGTGAGACTCGTACCACTGACGGAAAGGAGTAGCGTCAATGTCGACAACTGCACCTTTGACAAGAGTTTGGGTTCGGAGGAGCTCGTTGTTGGTGGCATTGTATCGCTACACACAAAATTAGACATTGTTCCAGCTTGGCTTTGGCTTATCTTCCAACGCCTGATAACCAAATCGCAGCACAACTCACAACCTGGATCAACCTAGTTTTCCTGGTAACAGCTTCGGAACCCCAAGCAAAGTTGCCAGAGTCGAGTCGGAGAGCCCTGTATTTGGTGTTTCCACCCCGAGTTCGAACCTCGTGGATACGCTTAGAAGAGTCGAGCTTGGTCATGGCGGGCTGTCGACCGAGCTCaaactttctcttctttcggCTAGATTCCGTCAACACAATTTTTGACCGATTGAAAAGACGACACACTAGTGAGCACGTCGAGCACCAGAAGCGGCACGCTTGTGGCGCGAGTCACGAGTGATACCCATTCTGTCAACACACCAGTCAGCCAACGCTCTCACAAAATCCTTCAGTAGCCAGCCATCCAGTACAACGACAGCATTCCCAGTCTGCTTCCACGTCTCCCCTCTTTATCTCCTGCTTCGCGGTCGTCCCATACTACGCTACTGCTGGATGGCTGGTTTTTTATGATTACACTCCACTCACTTGAATGTTTGATGGTTAAGAAGAGGACTGCTGCAATTTCGACGAAACTGAAGACATCTCCGCTCGGAAGTAAAACCGGAGGTATGTAAAAATGCCgagagaagatgaaatgtGGCTCTGATGTCGGCGATAATAACCCTAGGGCAAACCGAAAGTAGCGATTGTGCCTACGCTAAGAGTTCAATTTCTTCGTGATGTTATCATAAACCCATTGAtatcttcgtcttcttttctccaaaacAGAATTTGGACGACATGAATGGCTATGGAAACAATCCAAACTCCAGCTCACACTCTTTTGTCTCAATAATATAGTACAAAATATGGCAAACCAAGTGTAGCTGCTGGCTTGAAAACAAGCTTTTGTCAATTCTTCATGAGTCAGCCGATGCTTTCATATTATCGAACAAAAGCCTCTCATCAAGTGTGGCCTGATCTCTGCGGACTAGGtgagcaaaagagttgaagtCCCAGAAAGGACATTCATGTGTGTATCAAAACATAGAACTGTTTAAATTTGTAAACGTATTTAGAAGGATAATCCTCTTCAAGATTCACATGGTAGATCATATATGAAGATAAGAACCCTGATATTTTTTTATCGGTTATAGGCGAGCGCTTCATAATTAAATGTTCATCATTATCCACCCAACCTCAAGATACATATCAGCCTTTATTGACAATGAGATTAAATGATGTTCAGGCCAGAGTGTGAGTTAACGAGAACTTCTCCTGAATATAATTCATGTTATTGGTAGTAGTACAATCTGCCCTTTTAGAGTTGCCTAATAGATACATTTGCCATCAAGAGGTGATACTGAGAAGATTGATCATCGGTTCATatgctctttcttctgtagCTTGATGTATGATTTGTTGATACCATTGATGACATTTATACTTGAATCTCTTGTGTTTTACCAGCACAAGGCGCTGTAATATCCATATTAGAATTGACGCGAATCATGGTTTTGATATTCTAATTTTGAGACTTGATGATTGGTAATCAGTCAGTATAAAGGAGAATCTAATACTTATCTCAGCCTTCTGTTGCGCAGTATGAATCGTTCAAGCTTACCTCTACTCTCAAATATATTTGATAAAGTACATCACCACAGCACAAAATCCAGTCAAATCATGTTGCTCGTCTGGCCAACATAATAATTTGCCTAGACATCAAACATGTCTCCCCATTTGCCAACCTCGCCCGCTGCCCCTTTCATCCCACTTTCATCCCACCATCCTCTCACAAACGAATATTTATCCATATACATCTCTGCTACTTCTCCAAAcactttcttcatcttgctCACGTACTTTCTCGCCGTTTTAACCAGATCTTCCACTTTTTGCTTGTCAGCTGC from Cryptococcus depauperatus CBS 7841 chromosome 6, complete sequence carries:
- a CDS encoding ribosomal protein S8.e — protein: MGITRDSRHKRAASGARRAHYRKKRKFELGRQPAMTKLDSSKRIHEVRTRGGNTKYRALRLDSGNFAWGSEAVTRKTRLIQVRYNATNNELLRTQTLVKGAVVDIDATPFRQWYESHYAQPAFRGAKSTDTDADKKQSNHVKRILEERKKTAKLDPLLEQQFKAGRILAVISSRPGQSGRADGYILEGKELEFYHHKLQLRKAKHAA